AGATAAAACTCCAGAAACTATACATATTTATATTAGATATATAAATCTTGCGCATATTTAAGTATTATTTTGAGGGACGCCATTCGCTGTTCATAGAGAGTTTCAGCTTGTGCCTGATTCCACGCAGGTATTGTATAGTTTTAGACGCACCCTTACTTTTCATAACATACGCTAAATCTCTTGGTTCATCAACATCGAGCATAAGCCTCCTGTTAAGGAAAATCTTTACCGGCATCTTATTCTCTCTCGCCTTTCTTACATGTATTTCATAGCTGTCTTCGTCGTAGTGTGTTTTAATAGCGTTGTATGGTTTTCTAAGCAAGGCATTAGTTCCATCACATCTATGCGAAGGTGTGATTACCACACATCTTCTGCCTTCGGCGGAGGAGCATAACAGATCTATGTCAGATGGCAGAACCAAAGGCAGGTCCTGTGGTATTACGACGCTCGCATCACAGTCAACACACATTGTATCGGTAAGTGCAACGGCTTGATTTACGCCTCTTTCCTTTTCTTCGTTAACAATCAAAGCGCCAAAATCGTTTGCTATCTTATTCACCCTACGATCTTTGGTGACAACTATCACCTTACTTATTCTAGAATCGCATATAGCGCGTAGCACGTCTAGTAACATAACTTCACTAAGCTTTGCACGTTCTTTAGCAGAAAGCACCGAAGCAAGTCTTTTCTTGCTATTTGCTAGAGTCTTAACGGGCACTATTGCAAACACGTTCAATGAAGAACACTTTTTTGCAATCTAAGTATGTAAGAAGCCAGCCTTGCTTCGTCACTTGCATCATTCATAATTATATTTGTATCATATGTTTTTATGCCAAGACCCTCTATCTTAGCAGCATACTGCTTGTCAGAAGTATGTATGATGAATTTTGATATGATGTCTGAATAGAACTTGGCAACACCGTAAGGAGAGACCTCTACTCCGGCGGATTCCATATACTTCGCAGCAGGCCCACTGACAGGTTTGTTTCCAACGATCGGGCTTACCGCCACACATTTCTTTCTCATTCTTGTCAAAAATTCGCTCATTCCTTTTATTGCCAGTATAGGGGCAATGCTCGTGATAGGATTTCCCGGTGCTATCACGACCATACTCGACGATCTTATAGCCTCCATTGCCTCTGGGATAGGCTTTGTCTTACTCGCTCCATGGTATGTGATCTTTCTTATCTTGCCAGTTGCCCTGCGCTTTACCCAGAATTCCTGCAAATGCATTTCTTCCTCCTCCGTACCTATCCTAGTTTCCACATGACTCTCCGTTACTGGTATGATCTTTGCGTAAACACCAAACCTACTGCACATCCATTGTGTTATCTCATACAGACCCTTTCCCTCTTTCAACATCTTGGTTCTTACCAAATGAGTAGCGAGATCCTTATCACCTATGTTAAACCAAGATTCCTCGCCAAGAATTTCAAGCTGCCTTATAAATTCAAAGGAATCATGTTTAATACCCCAGCCCTTCTTCAAGTCTAGCATTCCTGCTAAAGCGTAAACTACAGTGTCTATGTCTGGACATATATACAGACCGTGCAACCAAATGTTATCTCCAACATTGCAGATTACTGCCAACTCTTTCTCTTGGGTATTAAAACCACGAACCAACTTGGCAGAACCCGTACCCCCAGCAAGTACTGTTATCAACCCAACTCACTATTTCAAACTATAATTCATGTCAATATAGCTTTCTGTCTGCCAATGTAATTTCCAATTACAAAAATTACCTCAAGATTTATAAAAAGGAGAGGGATGATTTTCTCTGTGAAGCCTACGTATGCTTTATTTGTAGCTCTGACATCCATTCTTCTTACTAGTGCAATTATCCCTGCTTTTGCGATTCAGTTAGACACGCTTCTTATACCAAAGAGGGATAAGGCAGAGGCCCTGTATAAATCCATAAGTGTTGTCTATATAGAATATCCTAATGGCGGAAAACTCAAGTCGCTGCTACAGGATGTCAATGACCAAATAGCGTTTAAAGCAGACAAGAATACACCTGGAGTTCAGGATCTCATAAACAAGGTTAACACTCACCTTGTTAAGGAAAGGAACTCACCGGTAGTAGTTGAAGATATCAAGGTTGACTACAAGGCAACTTTGAAAGGTGATGAAAGGAGAGTGGCCTTGGAGCATAACGTGAAACTGGACGTCATTATAACGCGTTTTGTCCTATACGTGGGTTCAACCTCTGAGGGTACGCTCTTAGACCTTAACTGGAGAGGTTTGCATATTAGTGATCCTGTTGTATTAACGCCTAAAGATGTTGGCCCTATAGAAATTAACTTCCCCTCAGGTTACTTTTATGCTAAGCATCCTGAGGTTATGAAGGAACTTGAAAACACTGAGGCAATGGCTATC
This genomic stretch from Nitrososphaerales archaeon harbors:
- the cofC gene encoding 2-phospho-L-lactate guanylyltransferase, whose amino-acid sequence is MFAIVPVKTLANSKKRLASVLSAKERAKLSEVMLLDVLRAICDSRISKVIVVTKDRRVNKIANDFGALIVNEEKERGVNQAVALTDTMCVDCDASVVIPQDLPLVLPSDIDLLCSSAEGRRCVVITPSHRCDGTNALLRKPYNAIKTHYDEDSYEIHVRKARENKMPVKIFLNRRLMLDVDEPRDLAYVMKSKGASKTIQYLRGIRHKLKLSMNSEWRPSK
- the cofD gene encoding 2-phospho-L-lactate transferase codes for the protein MITVLAGGTGSAKLVRGFNTQEKELAVICNVGDNIWLHGLYICPDIDTVVYALAGMLDLKKGWGIKHDSFEFIRQLEILGEESWFNIGDKDLATHLVRTKMLKEGKGLYEITQWMCSRFGVYAKIIPVTESHVETRIGTEEEEMHLQEFWVKRRATGKIRKITYHGASKTKPIPEAMEAIRSSSMVVIAPGNPITSIAPILAIKGMSEFLTRMRKKCVAVSPIVGNKPVSGPAAKYMESAGVEVSPYGVAKFYSDIISKFIIHTSDKQYAAKIEGLGIKTYDTNIIMNDASDEARLASYILRLQKSVLH